From Vogesella sp. XCS3, the proteins below share one genomic window:
- a CDS encoding carboxylesterase, with protein MKRIPLLLLALLATGCSQTRAPDALPPLGQADFASYQAQTRQWLQQRRQFVTATPQDELAYNSPQQWQPNGAPRGAILLVHGLGDSPYSFSDLGPGLAAAGYLVRSVLLPGHGSKPADLIAAQYQDWQTLVAQQTALLQREGLPVYVGGFSTGANLVMLQAMADARVAGVLLFSPAFKSDSSIDWLAPWVAPIKPWLRQPDEGVQQTAVRYLNVPTNGFGLFYRSSSAVLSALAAKPYDKPAFMVLAEHDSVVDVGAARRLFQQRFTHPASRLVWYGRQAGSAQDARQLWQSDYLPQQRISQFSHMSVLFAPANPLYGQEGSLRMCRNGQEDAEVAACQRGATVWYSDWGYREPGKVHARLTFNPYFDWQLGVARSVLQAGQAAAQPVVAASSSSH; from the coding sequence ATGAAACGGATACCCCTTCTGCTGCTCGCCCTGCTCGCTACCGGCTGCAGCCAGACCCGCGCGCCCGATGCCTTGCCACCACTGGGCCAGGCCGACTTTGCCAGCTACCAAGCCCAAACCCGGCAATGGCTGCAGCAGCGCCGCCAGTTTGTTACCGCCACGCCGCAGGACGAGCTGGCCTATAACAGCCCGCAGCAATGGCAGCCTAACGGCGCGCCGCGTGGCGCCATTCTGCTGGTACACGGGCTGGGCGATTCGCCGTATTCGTTTAGCGACCTGGGGCCAGGGTTGGCCGCAGCCGGCTACCTGGTGCGCAGCGTGCTGTTGCCCGGCCACGGCAGCAAGCCGGCCGACCTGATTGCAGCGCAATACCAGGACTGGCAAACGCTGGTAGCGCAACAGACCGCGCTGCTGCAGCGCGAGGGCCTGCCCGTGTACGTGGGTGGCTTTTCCACCGGCGCCAACCTGGTAATGCTGCAAGCCATGGCCGATGCGCGCGTGGCCGGCGTGCTGCTGTTTTCGCCGGCGTTCAAATCGGATAGCAGCATAGACTGGCTGGCACCGTGGGTTGCCCCCATCAAGCCGTGGCTGCGGCAGCCGGACGAGGGCGTACAGCAAACGGCGGTGCGCTACCTGAACGTGCCAACCAACGGCTTTGGCCTGTTTTACCGCAGCAGCAGCGCCGTGTTGTCGGCGCTGGCGGCCAAACCCTACGACAAACCGGCGTTCATGGTGCTGGCCGAGCACGACTCGGTAGTGGATGTAGGCGCGGCGCGCCGCCTGTTCCAGCAGCGTTTTACCCACCCGGCCAGCCGCCTGGTATGGTACGGCCGGCAAGCAGGCAGCGCACAGGACGCGCGCCAGCTATGGCAAAGCGACTACCTGCCGCAGCAGCGCATCAGCCAGTTTTCGCACATGAGCGTGCTGTTTGCGCCGGCCAACCCGCTGTACGGGCAGGAGGGCAGCCTGCGTATGTGCCGTAACGGCCAGGAGGATGCCGAGGTGGCCGCCTGCCAGCGCGGCGCCACCGTGTGGTACAGCGACTGGGGCTACCGCGAGCCCGGCAAGGTGCACGCCCGCCTCACCTTCAACCCCTACTTCGACTGGCAGCTGGGCGTGGCGCGCAGCGTACTGCAAGCCGGCCAGGCCGCTGCTCAGCCCGTGGTGGCCGCTTCGTCCAGCAGCCACTGA